Proteins encoded together in one Salvelinus fontinalis isolate EN_2023a chromosome 6, ASM2944872v1, whole genome shotgun sequence window:
- the ssrp1a gene encoding FACT complex subunit SSRP1a isoform X1, with product MGDTLEFNEIYHESKGSWNDGRLRFSKQNVVYKSSKTGKVDNIPAAELSVATWRRVCLGHGIKLATSNGHVYKYDGFRDTDYERISEFFKANYKVELTEKDMCVKGWNWGTAKFSGPLLSFDVNDSSVFEIPLASVSQCATGKNEVTLEFHQNDDAEVSLMEVRFYVPPGPADEGTDPVEAFAQNVRSKADVIQATGDAVCVFKELQCLTPRGRYDILIYPAFLHLHGKTFDYKIPYTTVLRLFLLPSKDQRQMFFVISLDPPIKQGQTRYHFLILHFSKEEELKLTLNMSEEEVEKRYEGKLSKNMSGSLYEMVSRVMKALVNRKITVPGNFQGNTPGAQCITCSYKAQSGLLYPLERGFIYVHKPPVHLRFEEISSVNFARGTTTTRSFDFEVETKQGNQFTFSSIEREEYGKLFDFVNAKKLHIKNRGFKEKAKNNEYSDSDDDQHDAYLERMKAEGKIREEGDGSNDSDEETDESFNPGEESDVAEEYDSNASESDSGSGGDGSDDEGKKKKPAKKAKVVKEKKERKPRREKKQKDTNAPKRPMSSYMLWLNASRERIKSENPGISITEISKKAGEMWKQIGKEDKEEWDGKAEEAKKTYEKAMKEYRESGGGSSTPAKKESKKKAGGKKEDKKRKSGGGEKEKEQGGNDSFKSREFISSEESSSDGERKKAKKAKKAKGKPQSRGKESEEEEEEAMTTPPSSAEDSD from the exons ATGGGAGACACGCTGGAGTTCAACGAGATCTACCATGAATCCAAGGGGTCCTGG AACGACGGTCGTCTGCGGTTCAGTAAGCAGAATGTGGTGTATAAGAGCAGTAAGACCGGGAAGGTGGACAACATCCCGGCAGCAGAGCTGTCTGTGGCCACATGGAGGCGTGTGTGTCTGGGACACGGCATCAAACTGGCAACCAGCAACGGCCATGTCTACAAATACGACGGCTTCAGAGACACG gatTATGAGAGGATCTCTGAGTTCTTCAAGGCCAACTACAAGGTGGAGCTGACAGAGAAAGACATGTGCGTGAAGGGCTGGAACTGGGGCACTGCTAAATTCTCTG GTCCATTGCTGTCGTTTGACGTGAACGACAGCTCCGTGTTTGAGATCCCCCTGGCCAGCGTGTCCCAGTGCGCCACAGGGAAGAACGAGGTGACGCTGGAGTTCCACCAGAACGATGACGCTGAGGTCTCTCTCATGGAGGTCCGTTTCTACGTCCCCCCCGGCCCCGCAGACGAGGGGACAGACCCCGTGGAG GCGTTTGCCCAGAACGTGCGGTCTAAGGCAGATGTGATCCAGGCTACAGGAGATGCTGTGTGTGTCTTCAAGGAGCTGCAGTGCCTCACACCCAGGGGCAG GTATGATATCCTCATATACCCTGCCTTCCTTCACCTCCACGGTAAGACGTTTGACTACAAGATCCCCTACACCACCGTGCTGCGTCTCTTCCTGCTACCAAGCAAGGACCAGAGACAGATGTTCTTcgtt ATCAGTCTGGACCCGCCCATTAAGCAGGGACAGACCCGTTACCACTTCCTCATCCTGCACTTCTCTAAGGAGGAGGAGCTGAAGCTTACCCTCAACATGAGCGA GGAGGAGGTGGAAAAGCGTTATGAAGGGAAGCTCAGCAAGAATATGTCAGGTTCTCTCTATGAGATGGTCAGCAGGGTGATGAAGGCTCTGGTCAACAGGAAGATCACCGTGCCCGGAAACTTCCAGGG taACACCCCTGGGGCCCAGTGTATAACGTGTTCCTACAAGGCCCAGTCCGGCCTGCTCTACCCGCTGGAGCGGGGCTTCATCTACGTCCACAAGCCCCCAGTGCACCTGCGCTTCGAGGAGATCTCCAGTGTCAACTTCGCCAGAGGCACCACCACAACGCGCTCCTTCGACTTCGAGGTGGAGACCAAGCAGGGGAACCAGTTCACCTTCAGCAGCATAGAGAG GGAAGAGTACGGGAAGCTGTTTGACTTTGTAAACGCCAAGAAACTCCACATCAAGAACCGAGGGTTCAAGGAG AAGGCTAAGAACAACGAGTACAGTGACTCAGACGACGATCAGCACGATGCCTACCTGGAGAGGATGAAAGCCGAGGGCAagatcagagaggagggagacggcAGCAACGACTCAGACGAAGAGACCG ATGAGTCTTTCAACCCTGGAGAGGAGAGTGATGTCGCTGAGGA gtaTGACAGTAACGCGTCGGAGAGCGACAGCGGCAGCGGAGGGGATGGCAGCGATGATGAGGGAAAGAAGAAGAAACCTGCAAAGAAGGCCAAAGTAGTgaaagagaagaaggagaggaaaccacgcagagag AAGAAGCAGAAGGACACTAACGCCCCCAAGAGGCCGATGAGTTCCTACATGCTGTGGCTCAACGCCAGCCGCGAGCGCATCAAGTCGGAAAACCCCGGAATCTCCATCACAGAGATCTCCAAGAAGGCAGGAGAGATGTGGAAACAGATAGGGAAGGAGGACAAAGAG GAATGGGACGGGAAAGCAGAGGAGGCTAAAAAGACCTATGAGAAAGCCATGAAGGAAtacagagagagtggtggaggctCCTCCACACCAGCCAAGAA GGAGAGCAAGAAGAAGGCGGGAGGCAAGAAGGAGGACAAGAAGAGGAAGTctggtggaggagagaaagaaaaggagCAAGGAGGGAACGACAGCTTTAAGAGCCGAGAGTTTATCTCCAGCGAGGAGAGTTCATCTGACGGTGAACGCAAGAAAGCCAAGAAGGCCAAGAAGGCCAAAGGCAAACCCCAGAGCAGGGGCAAG GAGtctgaggaggaagaagaggaagcaaTGACCACACCCCCCAGCTCTGCAGAGGACTCTgactga
- the ssrp1a gene encoding FACT complex subunit SSRP1a isoform X2, protein MGDTLEFNEIYHESKGSWNDGRLRFSKQNVVYKSSKTGKVDNIPAAELSVATWRRVCLGHGIKLATSNGHVYKYDGFRDTDYERISEFFKANYKVELTEKDMCVKGWNWGTAKFSGPLLSFDVNDSSVFEIPLASVSQCATGKNEVTLEFHQNDDAEVSLMEVRFYVPPGPADEGTDPVEAFAQNVRSKADVIQATGDAVCVFKELQCLTPRGRYDILIYPAFLHLHGKTFDYKIPYTTVLRLFLLPSKDQRQMFFVISLDPPIKQGQTRYHFLILHFSKEEELKLTLNMSEEEVEKRYEGKLSKNMSGSLYEMVSRVMKALVNRKITVPGNFQGNTPGAQCITCSYKAQSGLLYPLERGFIYVHKPPVHLRFEEISSVNFARGTTTTRSFDFEVETKQGNQFTFSSIEREEYGKLFDFVNAKKLHIKNRGFKEAKNNEYSDSDDDQHDAYLERMKAEGKIREEGDGSNDSDEETDESFNPGEESDVAEEYDSNASESDSGSGGDGSDDEGKKKKPAKKAKVVKEKKERKPRREKKQKDTNAPKRPMSSYMLWLNASRERIKSENPGISITEISKKAGEMWKQIGKEDKEEWDGKAEEAKKTYEKAMKEYRESGGGSSTPAKKESKKKAGGKKEDKKRKSGGGEKEKEQGGNDSFKSREFISSEESSSDGERKKAKKAKKAKGKPQSRGKESEEEEEEAMTTPPSSAEDSD, encoded by the exons ATGGGAGACACGCTGGAGTTCAACGAGATCTACCATGAATCCAAGGGGTCCTGG AACGACGGTCGTCTGCGGTTCAGTAAGCAGAATGTGGTGTATAAGAGCAGTAAGACCGGGAAGGTGGACAACATCCCGGCAGCAGAGCTGTCTGTGGCCACATGGAGGCGTGTGTGTCTGGGACACGGCATCAAACTGGCAACCAGCAACGGCCATGTCTACAAATACGACGGCTTCAGAGACACG gatTATGAGAGGATCTCTGAGTTCTTCAAGGCCAACTACAAGGTGGAGCTGACAGAGAAAGACATGTGCGTGAAGGGCTGGAACTGGGGCACTGCTAAATTCTCTG GTCCATTGCTGTCGTTTGACGTGAACGACAGCTCCGTGTTTGAGATCCCCCTGGCCAGCGTGTCCCAGTGCGCCACAGGGAAGAACGAGGTGACGCTGGAGTTCCACCAGAACGATGACGCTGAGGTCTCTCTCATGGAGGTCCGTTTCTACGTCCCCCCCGGCCCCGCAGACGAGGGGACAGACCCCGTGGAG GCGTTTGCCCAGAACGTGCGGTCTAAGGCAGATGTGATCCAGGCTACAGGAGATGCTGTGTGTGTCTTCAAGGAGCTGCAGTGCCTCACACCCAGGGGCAG GTATGATATCCTCATATACCCTGCCTTCCTTCACCTCCACGGTAAGACGTTTGACTACAAGATCCCCTACACCACCGTGCTGCGTCTCTTCCTGCTACCAAGCAAGGACCAGAGACAGATGTTCTTcgtt ATCAGTCTGGACCCGCCCATTAAGCAGGGACAGACCCGTTACCACTTCCTCATCCTGCACTTCTCTAAGGAGGAGGAGCTGAAGCTTACCCTCAACATGAGCGA GGAGGAGGTGGAAAAGCGTTATGAAGGGAAGCTCAGCAAGAATATGTCAGGTTCTCTCTATGAGATGGTCAGCAGGGTGATGAAGGCTCTGGTCAACAGGAAGATCACCGTGCCCGGAAACTTCCAGGG taACACCCCTGGGGCCCAGTGTATAACGTGTTCCTACAAGGCCCAGTCCGGCCTGCTCTACCCGCTGGAGCGGGGCTTCATCTACGTCCACAAGCCCCCAGTGCACCTGCGCTTCGAGGAGATCTCCAGTGTCAACTTCGCCAGAGGCACCACCACAACGCGCTCCTTCGACTTCGAGGTGGAGACCAAGCAGGGGAACCAGTTCACCTTCAGCAGCATAGAGAG GGAAGAGTACGGGAAGCTGTTTGACTTTGTAAACGCCAAGAAACTCCACATCAAGAACCGAGGGTTCAAGGAG GCTAAGAACAACGAGTACAGTGACTCAGACGACGATCAGCACGATGCCTACCTGGAGAGGATGAAAGCCGAGGGCAagatcagagaggagggagacggcAGCAACGACTCAGACGAAGAGACCG ATGAGTCTTTCAACCCTGGAGAGGAGAGTGATGTCGCTGAGGA gtaTGACAGTAACGCGTCGGAGAGCGACAGCGGCAGCGGAGGGGATGGCAGCGATGATGAGGGAAAGAAGAAGAAACCTGCAAAGAAGGCCAAAGTAGTgaaagagaagaaggagaggaaaccacgcagagag AAGAAGCAGAAGGACACTAACGCCCCCAAGAGGCCGATGAGTTCCTACATGCTGTGGCTCAACGCCAGCCGCGAGCGCATCAAGTCGGAAAACCCCGGAATCTCCATCACAGAGATCTCCAAGAAGGCAGGAGAGATGTGGAAACAGATAGGGAAGGAGGACAAAGAG GAATGGGACGGGAAAGCAGAGGAGGCTAAAAAGACCTATGAGAAAGCCATGAAGGAAtacagagagagtggtggaggctCCTCCACACCAGCCAAGAA GGAGAGCAAGAAGAAGGCGGGAGGCAAGAAGGAGGACAAGAAGAGGAAGTctggtggaggagagaaagaaaaggagCAAGGAGGGAACGACAGCTTTAAGAGCCGAGAGTTTATCTCCAGCGAGGAGAGTTCATCTGACGGTGAACGCAAGAAAGCCAAGAAGGCCAAGAAGGCCAAAGGCAAACCCCAGAGCAGGGGCAAG GAGtctgaggaggaagaagaggaagcaaTGACCACACCCCCCAGCTCTGCAGAGGACTCTgactga